In a single window of the Pseudobdellovibrionaceae bacterium genome:
- the trxA gene encoding thioredoxin — MPTKKTTDQNFQTDILESKGLVLVDFWAEWCGPCRALGPKLEEISDEQSDAINIYKINIDENAKTPSTYNVKGIPTMILFKNGQVMDQLVGNQDKESILNKIKEHQS; from the coding sequence ATGCCTACAAAAAAGACCACAGATCAAAACTTTCAAACCGATATTTTAGAAAGCAAGGGGCTTGTTTTAGTAGACTTTTGGGCAGAGTGGTGTGGACCTTGTAGAGCATTAGGACCTAAGTTAGAAGAAATTTCAGATGAGCAATCCGATGCAATCAATATTTATAAAATCAACATTGATGAAAATGCAAAAACCCCCTCTACTTATAATGTTAAAGGTATTCCAACTATGATCTTATTTAAAAATGGCCAAGTTATGGATCAATTAGTAGGAAATCAGGATAAAGAAAGTATTTTAAATAAAATAAAAGAACACCAAAGCTAA